One segment of Herbaspirillum hiltneri N3 DNA contains the following:
- a CDS encoding amidase: MDYCDMSAPALLAGYRNGDFSPVHVIADFLARIDRLDPLYKAFRIVDYEGAMQAAVASEQRWLACAPLSAFDGLPASLKDQWPLRGFSTRSGSVTTDPARLATEDAPAAQRLREGGAVFVGKTNLCEFSWNGVTRSTLSGESRNPWNADKNCGGSSGGAAIAAAARLSILNIGSDGAGSIRIPAAFCGVFGLKPTYGRVPAYPQGLLINCSHTGPLTKTVFEAALMMDAITHYDPREWLATGDPEPRYAADLDAGIAGWRIGYCRTLGGAQADPEVLQVVEEALKVFVEQGAIVTEVKDEFTDPRAAFEVIYESSLAASLDNFSPQQQAFLDPGLVRNAKRGARHSVQTLIRAFGAREEMGREMNLFHEKFDLLITPQLAVTAFDCGSDVPPGRGMREWLDWSPFTYMFNMTQQPAAAVPCGFDVNGLPVALQIVGPRHGDKRVLQAARAFEQIRPFALPFFPGEVSPITATP; encoded by the coding sequence ATGGACTATTGCGATATGTCGGCTCCCGCACTGTTGGCGGGTTATCGAAACGGTGATTTTTCGCCGGTGCATGTGATTGCTGATTTCTTGGCGCGTATTGACCGCCTTGATCCGCTCTACAAGGCATTCCGGATTGTCGACTACGAAGGCGCCATGCAAGCAGCCGTGGCGTCCGAACAGCGCTGGCTGGCCTGCGCACCACTGAGCGCTTTTGACGGCTTGCCTGCATCGTTGAAGGATCAGTGGCCCCTGCGTGGTTTTTCCACGCGCAGCGGCTCGGTCACTACCGACCCCGCAAGGCTGGCCACCGAAGATGCGCCGGCGGCACAGCGGCTACGCGAAGGCGGCGCCGTCTTCGTTGGCAAAACCAATCTGTGTGAATTTTCCTGGAATGGCGTCACGCGCAGCACCTTGAGCGGCGAAAGCCGCAATCCGTGGAACGCAGACAAGAACTGCGGCGGCAGCAGCGGCGGCGCTGCAATTGCTGCGGCGGCGCGTCTGTCGATACTCAACATCGGCTCCGACGGCGCCGGTTCGATCCGTATTCCGGCGGCATTCTGCGGCGTGTTCGGCTTGAAGCCGACCTATGGCCGCGTACCAGCGTATCCGCAAGGACTGCTGATCAATTGTTCGCACACCGGTCCGCTGACCAAGACGGTATTTGAAGCGGCCTTGATGATGGACGCCATCACGCACTATGATCCGCGTGAATGGCTCGCCACCGGCGATCCAGAGCCTCGTTATGCGGCCGACCTCGATGCCGGCATCGCCGGCTGGCGCATCGGCTATTGCCGTACACTGGGCGGTGCGCAGGCCGACCCGGAGGTGTTGCAGGTGGTGGAAGAGGCGCTTAAGGTATTTGTCGAGCAAGGTGCCATCGTCACTGAAGTGAAAGATGAATTTACCGATCCTCGCGCGGCTTTTGAAGTCATCTACGAGTCCAGCCTGGCGGCTAGCCTGGATAATTTCAGCCCGCAGCAACAGGCCTTTCTCGATCCAGGCCTGGTGCGCAATGCGAAGCGCGGCGCGCGGCATAGCGTACAGACATTGATCCGCGCATTTGGCGCGCGCGAAGAAATGGGACGCGAGATGAACCTGTTCCACGAAAAATTCGACCTGCTGATAACGCCGCAACTGGCGGTCACGGCCTTCGATTGCGGCAGCGACGTACCGCCGGGGCGCGGCATGCGCGAGTGGCTCGACTGGAGTCCGTTCACTTACATGTTCAACATGACTCAGCAACCGGCGGCGGCGGTGCCTTGTGGATTTGATGTCAACGGCTTGCCGGTGGCCTTGCAGATTGTCGGTCCCCGCCACGGCGATAAACGGGTATTGCAGGCGGCGCGGGCGTTTGAACAAATCCGGCCATTCGCGCTGCCGTTCTTCCCGGGGGAAGTCTCTCCAATCACTGCAACGCCATGA
- a CDS encoding gamma-glutamyl-gamma-aminobutyrate hydrolase family protein (Members of this family of hydrolases with an active site Cys residue belong to MEROPS family C26.): MTISITPSSSSHADYTQAASEPSENTRRPAPLTVPKNATSMEKNSAIARQLRARNLTTKINIANRDDANGGGRDWDHKTIQELSGRETVIVASPKQKDLEVDVATEFAKSKGIPLKPFQWSHQRNVPFKVGTPEVREDGKSGEGLLLIPGGPVSLPTEVNGTPGMPDANHLGEQSTLRYPPKTEARGRSSLERLAHQRNLVDDARLNGQPIMAICGGSWHVVSAFGGNTVTSPDYEAHHTADMPSIVPIPSADGSSAQMGVAHGTIMQHPISVKQDSLLAQTMRRDGAAQDINVNSVHWSEVLSTHYQDENAVTQVGIAGTDPVSRRPTSELLDINAKISSDEPNRATIEGFESRHGAPILAVQWHPEALAGSPVEHPKGLPSTSGFVDADYETERSRAVAQINAMAQTGDAYAARREMTREFKEQVATGQIPKAPVTSE, from the coding sequence ATGACTATCAGCATCACCCCATCTTCTTCCAGCCATGCAGACTACACGCAGGCCGCCTCCGAACCTTCGGAGAACACCAGGCGCCCTGCTCCTCTGACTGTGCCGAAGAATGCAACCAGCATGGAAAAAAACAGTGCTATCGCGCGGCAACTGCGGGCTCGCAATTTGACCACCAAGATCAATATCGCCAATCGCGACGACGCCAACGGCGGCGGCCGTGACTGGGATCACAAAACGATTCAGGAGCTGAGCGGCCGCGAAACGGTAATCGTGGCATCGCCTAAACAGAAAGACCTGGAAGTCGATGTCGCAACCGAATTTGCCAAAAGTAAAGGCATCCCCCTCAAGCCGTTCCAGTGGTCTCATCAGCGCAATGTTCCTTTCAAGGTCGGTACTCCGGAAGTACGCGAAGATGGTAAATCGGGAGAGGGCCTGCTGTTAATTCCTGGCGGCCCAGTGAGCTTGCCGACAGAGGTCAACGGCACGCCAGGCATGCCGGATGCAAATCACTTGGGAGAGCAAAGCACATTGCGTTATCCGCCTAAGACTGAGGCACGTGGACGCTCTTCCCTTGAGCGATTGGCACATCAGCGAAATCTGGTCGACGATGCGCGACTGAACGGCCAGCCTATTATGGCAATCTGCGGTGGTTCGTGGCACGTGGTCAGCGCTTTTGGCGGCAATACCGTGACCTCTCCCGATTACGAGGCGCATCATACCGCCGACATGCCTTCGATTGTGCCTATCCCTTCCGCGGACGGCTCCTCGGCACAAATGGGTGTCGCCCATGGCACCATCATGCAACATCCGATCAGCGTAAAGCAGGATTCGCTGCTGGCTCAGACCATGCGCCGTGATGGCGCCGCGCAGGATATCAATGTCAATTCGGTGCACTGGTCGGAAGTACTCAGTACCCACTATCAGGATGAAAATGCGGTAACTCAGGTCGGTATCGCTGGTACGGACCCTGTTTCCCGGCGACCTACCAGCGAGCTGCTCGACATCAATGCCAAGATCAGTTCAGACGAACCGAACCGCGCGACGATAGAAGGTTTTGAATCACGTCACGGTGCCCCGATACTGGCGGTCCAGTGGCATCCCGAGGCACTGGCGGGCAGCCCGGTAGAACATCCTAAGGGGCTCCCTTCGACCTCGGGATTCGTCGATGCCGATTATGAAACCGAGCGTAGTCGTGCGGTGGCACAGATCAATGCCATGGCGCAGACTGGCGACGCCTATGCCGCACGTCGTGAAATGACACGCGAGTTCAAGGAGCAAGTCGCCACTGGTCAGATTCCCAAAGCCCCTGTGACCTCGGAATAA
- a CDS encoding ABC transporter permease: protein MFLPFRLEPRTSPSRVMQFLSPLAAGVITFVIGWIVFGALGQSPSAAMRVFFIDPLSDRNGWAELLLKAAPLCLIGIGLSLCYRANIWNIGAEGQMLVGGMAASGVALFFKPDSGAWIMPIMLAASVLGGMLWAAIPALLRTRFNTNEILVSLMFTYIAANLLIYLVSGPWRDPQGMNFPLTKEFSEQATFALLPVDWHWSFWEGTRLNSSVLIVLLVLPVAWIFMQRSFMGYRMTVGGMAPMAARYAGFSDAGAVWLALLSSGGLAGLAGVSEVAGTIGQLQSNWSPGYGFTAIIVAFVGRLHPVGVALASLLMALLYLGGEAGQTALQLPKSISSVFQGLLLFTLLACDLLITYRLRRVPATRTASTAISYAGEQAP, encoded by the coding sequence ATGTTCCTGCCGTTTCGCTTGGAACCGCGAACATCTCCTTCGCGCGTCATGCAATTTCTTTCGCCGCTGGCGGCCGGGGTGATCACGTTCGTGATCGGCTGGATCGTATTCGGCGCACTCGGCCAGTCGCCATCTGCGGCGATGCGGGTCTTTTTCATCGACCCGTTGAGCGACCGCAACGGTTGGGCTGAACTGCTGTTGAAGGCGGCACCGCTGTGCCTGATCGGGATCGGCCTGTCGCTTTGTTATCGTGCCAATATCTGGAACATCGGCGCCGAAGGCCAGATGCTGGTAGGTGGCATGGCGGCCAGCGGCGTGGCGCTATTCTTCAAGCCGGATTCCGGCGCCTGGATCATGCCGATCATGCTGGCTGCCAGCGTTCTCGGAGGCATGCTATGGGCAGCGATACCGGCCTTGCTGCGCACCCGTTTCAATACCAATGAAATTCTGGTGAGTTTGATGTTCACCTATATTGCTGCCAATCTGCTGATCTATCTGGTCAGCGGTCCCTGGCGCGATCCTCAAGGCATGAATTTTCCATTGACCAAAGAATTTTCTGAACAGGCCACCTTTGCGTTGCTGCCGGTAGATTGGCACTGGTCATTCTGGGAAGGCACGCGTTTAAACAGTTCGGTGCTGATCGTATTGCTGGTGTTGCCAGTGGCGTGGATTTTCATGCAACGCAGTTTCATGGGGTACCGCATGACGGTCGGAGGAATGGCTCCCATGGCCGCACGTTACGCCGGCTTTTCCGATGCCGGCGCGGTTTGGCTCGCCTTGCTAAGCAGTGGCGGTTTGGCTGGCCTTGCCGGCGTCAGCGAGGTAGCCGGCACCATCGGCCAATTGCAGTCAAACTGGTCACCTGGCTACGGCTTCACTGCGATTATCGTGGCCTTCGTTGGTCGTCTGCATCCTGTCGGCGTGGCGTTGGCAAGTTTGTTGATGGCCTTGCTGTATTTAGGCGGTGAAGCTGGACAGACTGCCTTGCAGTTACCCAAATCGATCAGCTCGGTATTCCAAGGTTTGCTGCTCTTTACCTTGCTAGCTTGCGATTTGCTGATCACCTATCGGTTGCGCCGGGTGCCGGCAACCCGAACTGCGTCTACAGCCATCTCGTACGCCGGGGAGCAGGCACCATGA
- a CDS encoding ATP-binding protein, with amino-acid sequence MAVLQDILAWSQANLKPWQQDAVRRLFHQQMTADDLDDLYAMLKAGNGVADPQSRQPQPLAAEHLPIVAAKADAAVLVSMSNVSNVNRLAPAQTLTFAPKGMTVIYGPNGAGKSGYARVLKRACRARDITEDVRSNAFEKPEAGRLAQADFQITSGADTKTVSWVKNC; translated from the coding sequence ATGGCCGTTCTACAAGATATTCTTGCATGGTCGCAGGCTAATCTGAAACCGTGGCAGCAGGATGCAGTCCGTCGACTATTCCATCAGCAGATGACCGCGGATGATCTGGATGACCTCTATGCCATGCTCAAAGCTGGCAACGGAGTTGCGGATCCACAAAGTCGTCAACCGCAGCCTTTGGCAGCAGAACACCTGCCCATTGTCGCAGCCAAGGCCGATGCCGCTGTGCTCGTCTCCATGAGCAACGTGAGTAACGTCAACAGGCTTGCGCCGGCACAGACGCTTACCTTCGCTCCAAAGGGAATGACGGTCATCTATGGCCCAAACGGAGCTGGTAAATCGGGTTATGCGCGGGTTCTAAAGAGAGCTTGTCGAGCCAGAGACATCACGGAGGATGTGCGCTCCAACGCTTTCGAGAAGCCAGAGGCAGGCCGGCTTGCCCAGGCAGATTTTCAAATAACGAGTGGGGCTGACACCAAGACTGTTTCTTGGGTGAAAAATTGTTGA
- a CDS encoding ABC transporter permease, with translation MNSTQAIVLLSNTLVIAVPLLLAGLGELVSERSGVLNLGVEGMMLIGAVTGYAITVVSGHQWLGLLAAGMAGMLMAALFGLLVLVMLANQVAVGLALSMLGIGLSAYVGQPFTAATIQQTISPWSIPLLVDIPVLGPALFHQTPLVYLALLTVPAIWWFLTRTRAGLVLRAVGESPDSAHALGYSVVRVRFGATLFGGIMAGLAGGYYSVVYLHLWQEQMTVGLGWIALGLVVFATWRPGRLLLGALLFGALMALQFQLQNSPVLSIPTPLLASLPYLATVVVLVVISRDPQLMRKNAPASLGKPFFPGS, from the coding sequence ATGAACTCAACACAAGCGATCGTGCTGCTGTCAAACACGCTGGTGATTGCGGTGCCGCTACTGCTGGCCGGTTTGGGGGAACTGGTGAGCGAGCGCTCTGGGGTACTCAACCTCGGCGTCGAGGGCATGATGCTCATTGGTGCCGTGACCGGTTATGCCATAACGGTAGTGAGCGGCCATCAATGGCTCGGCTTGTTGGCAGCCGGCATGGCTGGCATGTTGATGGCGGCGCTGTTTGGTTTGCTGGTGCTGGTGATGCTGGCGAATCAGGTTGCCGTCGGTCTGGCATTAAGCATGCTCGGTATAGGTCTATCGGCTTATGTCGGCCAGCCGTTTACCGCTGCGACCATTCAGCAGACCATTTCGCCATGGTCGATTCCCTTGCTGGTAGATATTCCGGTGCTTGGTCCAGCCTTGTTTCATCAAACGCCGCTCGTCTATCTGGCGTTGCTCACTGTCCCTGCGATCTGGTGGTTTCTCACCCGGACACGCGCCGGACTTGTGTTGCGCGCGGTCGGAGAGTCGCCTGATTCCGCGCATGCACTGGGCTATTCGGTAGTGCGCGTGCGCTTTGGTGCCACCCTGTTCGGGGGCATCATGGCAGGTCTCGCCGGCGGATATTATTCAGTCGTGTATCTGCACCTGTGGCAGGAGCAAATGACCGTCGGTCTGGGCTGGATTGCCCTCGGGCTTGTGGTGTTTGCGACCTGGCGTCCGGGGCGCCTGCTGCTAGGGGCCTTGCTGTTTGGCGCATTGATGGCCCTGCAATTTCAACTGCAAAATTCGCCCGTCCTCAGTATTCCGACTCCATTGCTGGCCTCGCTGCCGTATCTGGCAACCGTGGTAGTACTGGTGGTGATTTCCCGCGACCCACAACTGATGCGCAAGAATGCACCGGCATCATTGGGAAAACCGTTCTTTCCCGGCAGTTAG